A region from the Vibrio sp. SS-MA-C1-2 genome encodes:
- a CDS encoding DsbE family thiol:disulfide interchange protein — MNKTKPKGKFALVLVILSLLLLAGLLWFGLTNKSDEQYQPMQGKPVPKFSISSLKDKKIKIDQSIFSQHNWSLLNVWATWCAPCQQEHPYLIELKERRVPIYGLNYRDTPSLANKWLSGKGDPYIATLSDTKGQLGLDFGVYATPETFIIDQSGTILYRYTGVLTEEIWRQHFKPIIQQINSNPKTVN; from the coding sequence ATGAATAAAACTAAACCTAAAGGTAAATTTGCCTTAGTTCTCGTTATTTTAAGCCTGTTACTATTAGCTGGATTATTGTGGTTTGGCTTAACGAATAAAAGTGATGAGCAATATCAACCGATGCAAGGAAAACCCGTACCAAAATTCTCAATTTCATCGTTAAAAGATAAAAAAATTAAAATTGATCAATCTATCTTCTCTCAACACAATTGGTCATTATTAAATGTGTGGGCGACGTGGTGTGCGCCTTGCCAGCAAGAACACCCTTATCTTATTGAACTAAAAGAACGAAGAGTCCCAATTTACGGGCTTAATTATCGAGATACACCAAGCTTGGCCAATAAATGGTTATCAGGCAAAGGTGATCCTTATATTGCAACATTAAGTGATACTAAAGGTCAGTTAGGGCTTGATTTTGGGGTTTATGCAACGCCTGAGACATTTATTATTGATCAATCAGGTACAATACTCTATCGCTACACCGGTGTCCTTACTGAAGAAATTTGGCGACAGCATTTTAAACCGATCATCCAACAAATAAACAGCAATCCAAAAACGGTCAATTAA
- a CDS encoding cytochrome c-type biogenesis protein, translating into MIKPIQLMLFSVMMLFSQYAISDNVTNLFSATDKQVTEQVELFQFNSPEQQAHAINLAKSLRCPQCQNQNLVESNSPIAKDLRLLVYKKVKSGESDQQIIDYLTSRFGDFVLYKPTIEPKNYLLWFLPFGLFLLLISIFARMILKQRKAIKDQ; encoded by the coding sequence ATGATAAAACCTATTCAATTAATGCTGTTTTCTGTAATGATGCTATTCTCTCAGTATGCAATAAGTGACAACGTCACTAACCTATTTAGTGCAACGGATAAACAGGTCACTGAACAGGTGGAGTTATTTCAGTTTAATTCTCCAGAACAGCAAGCTCATGCAATTAATTTAGCGAAATCTCTGCGATGTCCTCAATGTCAAAATCAAAATTTAGTTGAGTCAAACTCCCCCATTGCCAAAGATCTTCGATTGTTAGTGTATAAAAAAGTAAAATCTGGCGAAAGTGATCAACAAATCATCGACTATTTAACCTCAAGGTTTGGGGATTTTGTACTTTATAAACCGACGATAGAACCAAAAAACTATCTATTATGGTTCTTACCTTTTGGACTATTTCTTTTATTAATCTCTATTTTTGCTCGAATGATACTGAAACAAAGAAAAGCGATAAAAGATCAATAA
- a CDS encoding HAMP domain-containing sensor histidine kinase: protein MSSVVSLLRSFKKAFNPKFNSVWRLTLGLSFIVTLMLLLMTILLYQLLIGEQKRQVINELTQQRDHFIAVANSSSESQFTEQFNLVADNQRILIIWQQGELIHGALNHFPAGVPLLPKTSEIPTYDPKRQSIRLLTAGQVNTRYGKLAFALPTEALSQLIQRFINLAAMIGGGLLLLTLLIGYLFASKQLKRLNQFNHDIRKVELGDLAVRLTYQPNGDEFDQLALSINNMVNTLQTNLETVRGITNNIAHDLRTPLTRVRLGLEQRLSQDESIGIEIEQLDNTIHTFDAMLALTKLESHHQPVVRQEISINDLIDDVVDMLSFSAEECGEQLNSEYTEISYLGDKRLLFQALFNLVDNAIKYCSQGDKIQLSVNYWSNREGIDLIVEDSGKGVESSHLDRLVERSYRVDSSRQQSGFGLGLPMVKAIAEHHGGKLEITSGVNSNKRLKGLKVVIKLPLVNRLN from the coding sequence ATGAGTAGTGTCGTTAGTCTATTGCGATCATTTAAAAAAGCATTTAATCCTAAATTTAATTCAGTTTGGCGGTTAACATTAGGGTTATCGTTCATCGTTACTTTGATGCTGTTGTTAATGACGATTTTGCTTTATCAACTATTAATCGGTGAGCAGAAGCGGCAAGTGATTAATGAATTAACACAACAAAGGGATCATTTTATTGCGGTTGCTAATAGTAGTAGTGAGTCACAGTTTACAGAACAATTTAATCTCGTTGCCGATAATCAGAGGATCTTAATTATCTGGCAACAGGGAGAATTAATTCACGGTGCCCTCAATCATTTCCCTGCTGGTGTACCATTATTACCAAAAACCAGTGAAATCCCTACCTACGATCCCAAAAGACAAAGTATTCGGTTACTCACGGCAGGGCAAGTCAATACTCGTTATGGCAAACTTGCTTTTGCGCTGCCTACTGAAGCATTAAGTCAACTTATACAACGCTTTATTAATCTTGCAGCGATGATTGGTGGCGGGCTTTTATTACTTACCTTGTTGATCGGGTACCTTTTTGCATCCAAGCAACTTAAAAGATTGAATCAATTTAATCATGATATAAGGAAGGTCGAGCTGGGTGATCTTGCAGTACGACTCACTTATCAACCTAACGGGGATGAGTTTGATCAACTTGCACTTTCAATTAACAATATGGTTAATACTCTCCAGACTAATTTAGAAACCGTTCGAGGGATCACTAACAATATAGCCCATGACCTTAGAACGCCTTTAACCCGAGTGAGGTTGGGCTTAGAACAGCGTTTGAGCCAAGATGAAAGCATTGGAATTGAGATAGAACAGTTGGATAATACTATCCACACTTTCGATGCAATGTTGGCGTTAACAAAACTAGAAAGCCACCATCAACCTGTTGTTCGACAAGAGATCTCAATAAATGATTTGATTGACGATGTGGTCGATATGTTATCATTTTCTGCTGAAGAGTGTGGAGAACAGCTTAATTCAGAATACACTGAGATTAGCTATTTAGGTGATAAACGATTACTTTTTCAAGCACTGTTTAATTTAGTGGATAATGCGATAAAGTACTGTTCACAAGGTGATAAAATACAGCTTTCTGTGAATTATTGGTCAAATAGGGAAGGAATCGATCTCATTGTAGAGGACAGTGGTAAAGGTGTTGAAAGCTCACATCTTGATCGGCTGGTGGAGCGATCTTACCGAGTTGATTCAAGCCGTCAACAGTCGGGGTTTGGTCTTGGACTACCAATGGTTAAAGCGATAGCAGAGCATCATGGTGGTAAATTAGAGATAACCTCAGGGGTAAATTCAAACAAAAGATTAAAAGGACTAAAAGTCGTTATAAAGCTACCGCTCGTTAATCGACTTAATTAA
- a CDS encoding response regulator transcription factor, with product MKVLIIEDDKTNLGYLEKGFKEQGYVVDTADDGQQGLFLATSESYRLIILDRMLPKLDGLSILIALRASGNKTPVIILSALGDVDERIKGLKAGSDDYLVKPFSFAELLLRAERLIKQPQDQSEGTEILLGNLSLDILAHKLFINDQYVDLQAKEFKLIRFLLEHKDQLVTRTLLFESVWDQYFDPGTNVIDVHIARLRKKLTAAGATVIIETVRGAGYRLSIKHE from the coding sequence TTGAAAGTATTAATTATTGAAGATGATAAAACTAACCTTGGATATTTAGAAAAAGGGTTTAAAGAGCAAGGGTATGTCGTTGATACTGCCGATGATGGTCAACAAGGTCTATTTTTGGCGACGTCTGAAAGCTATCGTTTGATTATCTTGGATAGGATGCTACCTAAATTAGATGGTTTATCGATCCTTATTGCACTGCGAGCCAGCGGCAATAAAACACCTGTGATTATTTTATCTGCTTTAGGCGATGTTGATGAGCGTATCAAGGGATTAAAAGCGGGGAGTGATGATTATCTGGTTAAACCATTTTCTTTCGCTGAGTTGTTATTAAGGGCAGAACGCTTAATTAAACAGCCACAAGATCAGAGCGAAGGAACAGAAATATTATTAGGGAACCTTTCTCTCGATATATTGGCTCATAAACTCTTTATTAATGATCAATATGTCGATTTGCAAGCAAAAGAGTTTAAATTAATTAGATTTTTACTTGAACATAAAGACCAATTGGTGACAAGAACGTTACTGTTTGAATCAGTTTGGGACCAATATTTTGATCCGGGTACTAATGTGATTGATGTTCATATCGCCCGTTTACGTAAAAAGTTAACTGCGGCTGGAGCAACCGTAATCATTGAAACGGTAAGAGGGGCGGGCTATCGGTTGAGTATAAAACATGAGTAG
- the murP gene encoding PTS N-acetylmuramic acid transporter subunit IIBC, whose translation MAKITRELITDIIAVIGGAGNVTQCGNCMTRLRLTLSNSNVVDQDKLKRLSGVLGVVESDEQLQIILGPGKAQTAAELMSEMLAEIGAPVGQIVTPEGMTTDADLNDIAKSNKKQLKAKQTSKIHQFLSKFATIFTPLIPGFIAAGLLLGFATLFEQLFVHNTSTPNEDLIYLIGYMKIFSKGLFSFLSILIGYNAQKAFGGSGVNGAIIAALFVLGYDPEATKGIYSGISSFFGHTIDPRGNIIGVLIAAIVGAKVERAVRKIMPDSLDMILTSFVTLLIMGVVTFVVIMPIGGYLYQGMTWLFLNLNGNPFGSAILAGLFLISVMFGIHQGFVPVYFALMDAQGFNSLFPILAMAGAGQVGAALALYKQAAKDSLIRTQIKGTIIPGILGIGEPLIYGVTLPRVKPFITACLGGATGGFFIGLIAYLGMPVGLNTVFGPSGLVALPLMTSNAGIFMGMAVYAAGILISYIAGYIFTHFFGVKDVDLS comes from the coding sequence ATGGCAAAAATAACCCGAGAGTTAATAACCGATATTATTGCTGTAATCGGTGGGGCAGGGAATGTTACTCAATGTGGTAACTGTATGACTCGTTTACGTTTAACGTTGAGTAATAGTAATGTTGTTGACCAAGATAAACTTAAACGCCTTAGTGGTGTCTTAGGTGTCGTCGAAAGTGATGAGCAATTACAGATTATCCTTGGTCCAGGTAAAGCACAAACTGCTGCTGAACTAATGAGCGAAATGTTGGCTGAAATAGGCGCACCGGTAGGACAAATCGTCACACCAGAAGGGATGACGACAGATGCAGATCTTAATGATATTGCAAAAAGTAATAAAAAACAGTTAAAAGCAAAGCAGACTTCTAAGATTCATCAATTTCTTTCTAAATTTGCCACTATTTTTACCCCTTTAATTCCAGGCTTTATTGCTGCGGGTTTATTGTTAGGTTTTGCCACCTTATTTGAACAACTATTTGTTCATAACACGTCAACACCAAATGAAGATCTTATTTATCTTATTGGCTACATGAAGATATTCAGTAAAGGTCTATTTAGCTTCTTAAGTATTCTTATTGGTTATAACGCTCAAAAAGCCTTCGGTGGTTCAGGTGTTAATGGGGCAATAATAGCGGCACTTTTTGTATTAGGCTATGATCCTGAAGCAACAAAAGGTATTTATTCTGGTATTAGCTCGTTCTTTGGACATACGATAGATCCTCGAGGAAATATCATTGGTGTATTGATTGCGGCAATTGTTGGTGCGAAAGTGGAACGAGCCGTACGTAAGATCATGCCTGATAGCTTAGATATGATTTTAACTTCATTTGTGACATTGTTAATCATGGGTGTTGTTACCTTTGTGGTTATCATGCCAATTGGTGGTTATTTATACCAAGGGATGACTTGGCTGTTTCTAAATTTAAATGGTAACCCATTTGGTAGTGCTATCTTAGCGGGTTTATTCTTAATCTCTGTCATGTTTGGTATTCATCAGGGTTTTGTGCCTGTTTATTTTGCTCTAATGGATGCTCAAGGGTTTAACTCATTGTTCCCAATATTAGCAATGGCAGGAGCTGGTCAAGTTGGTGCCGCATTAGCACTTTATAAGCAAGCAGCGAAAGACTCATTAATTAGAACACAAATTAAAGGCACAATTATTCCCGGTATTTTAGGGATTGGTGAACCATTGATTTATGGTGTGACATTACCAAGAGTGAAGCCATTCATTACCGCTTGTTTAGGCGGCGCAACAGGCGGCTTCTTTATTGGTCTTATTGCATATTTAGGGATGCCTGTTGGACTTAATACTGTCTTTGGCCCTTCTGGTTTGGTTGCTTTACCATTGATGACGTCTAATGCGGGTATCTTTATGGGAATGGCTGTTTACGCGGCGGGTATTTTAATTTCATACATTGCTGGTTATATCTTTACTCACTTCTTTGGTGTTAAAGATGTTGATTTAAGTTAA
- the murQ gene encoding N-acetylmuramic acid 6-phosphate etherase: MKIELNGLVTEGRNKASEMIDMVSTEEMLKIINNEDKKVALAVEAITPTIAQVVDAVVDSFKKGGRLIYIGAGTSGRLGILDASECPPTFGTPKEQVVGIIAGGHQAILSAVENAEDNREMGQQDLKDLNFNANDTLVGIAASGRTPYVIAAMEYAKQCGAKVGSISCNPESEMAKLADFPMVVVVGPEVVTGSSRMKAGTAQKLVLNMISTGAMIRSGKIYGNLMVDVEATNAKLIERQKKIVMEATDCSYEQAAEALSECNNHCKTAIVKILTKTNAVEAASRLEAKDGFIRQALK; this comes from the coding sequence ATGAAAATTGAGCTTAATGGCTTAGTTACGGAAGGTCGTAATAAAGCAAGCGAAATGATTGATATGGTTTCGACAGAAGAGATGCTGAAAATCATCAATAATGAAGATAAAAAAGTGGCGTTGGCTGTTGAAGCGATTACACCGACCATTGCTCAAGTTGTTGATGCAGTCGTCGATTCATTTAAAAAAGGTGGACGTTTAATCTACATCGGTGCAGGTACTTCTGGGCGCTTAGGTATATTAGATGCGAGTGAATGTCCTCCGACTTTTGGTACACCTAAAGAACAGGTAGTTGGCATTATTGCTGGTGGGCATCAAGCAATATTAAGCGCAGTAGAAAACGCGGAAGATAATCGAGAAATGGGGCAACAGGATCTTAAAGATCTTAATTTCAACGCTAATGATACCTTAGTGGGTATTGCTGCGAGTGGACGTACGCCCTATGTGATTGCTGCAATGGAGTATGCCAAACAGTGTGGAGCTAAAGTGGGTTCCATTAGTTGTAATCCAGAAAGTGAAATGGCTAAGTTAGCTGACTTCCCCATGGTTGTGGTTGTTGGACCAGAAGTTGTGACAGGCTCTTCGCGCATGAAAGCAGGAACGGCACAAAAGTTGGTTTTAAATATGATTTCGACCGGTGCAATGATCCGTTCAGGTAAAATTTATGGCAATTTGATGGTAGATGTTGAGGCGACCAATGCCAAATTAATTGAACGTCAAAAAAAGATTGTGATGGAAGCGACAGATTGCAGCTATGAGCAAGCAGCTGAGGCGTTATCTGAATGTAACAACCATTGTAAAACTGCGATTGTAAAAATATTAACGAAAACCAATGCAGTAGAAGCCGCAAGTCGACTTGAAGCAAAAGATGGTTTCATTCGTCAAGCACTCAAATAA
- a CDS encoding MurR/RpiR family transcriptional regulator: MSVLVKISNLQSELSTNGKKIAQMILQQPEFVMGASSMELAERAEVSQSAIIKFSQKVGFKGFTSLKIAISKSVGENHVRQQSTHSPIHNQISSDDALSTIADKLANEKILAIEATTRSVNDEVLHQAIALIDQAKRVQIIGLGASALVAQDFSYKLLKIGVTPLIDRDSHVQLATTKILTSEDIQVVLSFSGKHQEINNIASIAKQQGVTVIALTSVKQSKLRTIADITFDCIADEAEWRSSSISSREAQQTLIDLLFFGLIKRRGKSAEESIIHISNAVKELD; encoded by the coding sequence ATGTCCGTATTGGTTAAAATAAGTAATCTACAATCAGAACTGTCCACCAATGGAAAGAAAATTGCTCAGATGATTTTGCAGCAACCTGAGTTTGTTATGGGTGCCTCTTCTATGGAGCTTGCTGAACGAGCTGAAGTCAGTCAATCTGCAATCATTAAGTTTTCTCAAAAAGTAGGTTTTAAAGGGTTTACCTCCCTTAAAATAGCTATCAGTAAATCGGTAGGCGAAAACCATGTTCGTCAACAAAGTACCCACTCCCCGATTCATAACCAAATATCTTCCGATGACGCTTTATCGACCATTGCGGATAAATTAGCAAACGAGAAGATACTCGCCATTGAAGCAACGACACGCTCAGTTAACGATGAAGTTCTTCATCAAGCGATCGCTTTAATAGACCAAGCAAAACGAGTTCAAATTATTGGATTAGGCGCATCAGCTCTGGTGGCTCAGGATTTTAGCTATAAGTTACTAAAAATTGGTGTGACGCCTTTAATAGATCGAGATTCACATGTTCAATTAGCGACCACAAAAATATTAACAAGCGAAGATATTCAAGTCGTGCTGTCATTTTCAGGGAAGCATCAAGAGATAAATAATATTGCTAGTATAGCAAAACAACAAGGTGTCACCGTGATCGCATTAACCTCGGTAAAACAAAGTAAATTAAGAACCATCGCAGATATTACTTTTGATTGTATTGCTGATGAAGCAGAGTGGCGTAGTTCGTCTATTTCATCACGTGAGGCACAGCAGACGCTGATTGATTTACTCTTTTTTGGTTTAATTAAACGTCGAGGAAAAAGTGCTGAAGAATCAATTATTCATATATCCAATGCAGTAAAGGAGCTAGATTAG